The following are from one region of the Streptomyces tuirus genome:
- a CDS encoding DUF3987 domain-containing protein: MSEAEEPEVSPTGRPWPVLGEKAFHGLAGRIVTTIEPHTEADPAAMLFTLYSAAGALIGKGPHILTGGVHHGARIWSLIIGRTAGGMKGTSAAEIRRVLTVTDEGFVHDRVMGGLSSAEGLIIQVRDPSGDPDSDSYDEGVEDKRLLVIESEFASVLAQGKREGNTLLPLIRQAWDGGTLRTMTVKPKIATEPHIGIVGHITPTELRMKLNEAERAGGTMNRFLPVLSKRSKLLPDGGDLAEADVKALGAELRAVIDKAQTIGQMRRSTDAAKHWRELYDRLAADHAGDGPVAQVVARAAPQVLRLSVTAALLDGFDYIDLPHLEAAEAMWDYAEDTAWYVFGGGSGNPDLDRLRTFVDEGGEEGVTRTDINAKCFGRNKKASEVEALVVELLKINGYAEFTKPTAGRPVKGVRRIKPK; this comes from the coding sequence GTGAGCGAAGCCGAGGAGCCTGAAGTCTCGCCCACCGGCCGCCCCTGGCCAGTGCTCGGCGAGAAGGCTTTCCATGGCCTCGCCGGTCGCATCGTGACCACGATCGAACCGCACACCGAGGCCGACCCCGCGGCCATGCTGTTCACGCTCTACAGCGCCGCGGGAGCCCTGATCGGGAAGGGCCCGCACATCCTCACCGGTGGCGTTCACCACGGCGCCCGCATCTGGTCGCTCATCATCGGGCGGACGGCAGGCGGCATGAAGGGAACGTCAGCCGCGGAGATCCGCCGCGTCCTGACCGTCACAGACGAGGGGTTCGTTCACGACCGAGTCATGGGCGGTCTGTCGTCCGCAGAGGGCCTGATCATTCAGGTGCGGGACCCGAGCGGCGACCCCGACTCAGACAGCTACGACGAGGGCGTCGAGGACAAGCGCCTGTTGGTCATCGAGTCGGAGTTCGCCTCCGTCCTCGCCCAAGGGAAGCGGGAGGGGAACACCCTGCTGCCGCTCATCCGGCAGGCGTGGGATGGCGGAACGCTCCGCACGATGACGGTGAAGCCGAAGATTGCGACGGAACCTCACATCGGGATCGTCGGACACATCACGCCGACCGAGCTGCGGATGAAGCTCAACGAGGCAGAGCGGGCCGGCGGAACGATGAACCGGTTCCTGCCGGTCCTGTCCAAGCGCTCGAAGCTGCTGCCGGACGGGGGCGACCTCGCCGAGGCGGACGTGAAGGCGCTCGGCGCCGAACTGCGGGCCGTCATCGACAAGGCGCAGACGATCGGCCAGATGCGACGCAGCACCGACGCGGCGAAGCACTGGCGGGAGTTGTACGACCGTCTAGCCGCCGACCATGCCGGTGACGGCCCTGTCGCTCAGGTCGTCGCCCGAGCGGCCCCCCAGGTGCTGCGGCTGTCCGTCACGGCCGCACTCCTGGACGGGTTCGACTACATCGATCTGCCGCACCTCGAGGCGGCGGAAGCGATGTGGGACTACGCCGAGGACACCGCTTGGTACGTCTTCGGCGGAGGTTCCGGGAACCCCGATCTCGACCGTCTGCGGACGTTCGTCGACGAGGGCGGCGAGGAGGGCGTGACCCGTACCGACATCAACGCGAAGTGCTTCGGCCGGAACAAGAAGGCGTCGGAGGTTGAGGCGCTGGTGGTCGAACTCCTCAAGATCAACGGTTACGCAGAGTTCACCAAGCCCACGGCCGGACGGCCGGTGAAGGGGGTCCGACGAATTAAGCCGAAGTAA
- a CDS encoding cell division protein FtsK, producing the protein MTETAPERVNGHVKPQVSLLKFAPEQPAAPDDEKGYTLTCTPGGDQPRRRVRIDHLRKVVVEVRTHAGYRAAVRHGSYVVGGSRILARRVWDSRTTARHERMMRAAEAAGQEDIARDWEQRAYIFRQSRHRRRMELLQLAINAPKAVAMGAAGGAGILLMLGIMLAWANQDVSDVLTPIRTVVDLVAWAAFIAGVIWDPLLTALPWLALAGVWAVGRHRQAAPAWALPGDPEQRDVVPDENAILRALGNLGIAPLNKAIKDGWQPRWVQPTTRSGNGWHTQLQLPMGVTVEMIAAKKNVLAHNLLRKPVETWPTEPPKQPGVLDLWVADQGSLSGEVPPWPLLHEGTTDYFRGVPIAVSQRGEPIIGKLMAANYMVGGIMGSGKTSIVITLLLGAILDPLVVVEAYVMAYNVDYDPLKPRLRVLVKGDEDDDLKAALVALRNLRDEVTERGKLLESLGGEATKLTRDLALKDPRMRPKVVVFDECHELFMHKEYGKEAAELAIKVMKKARKVGITLIWTTVSPTAESLPRDVTRNTSHRLAFAVGDHVANDGLLGSGKHKAGITATTLIPGEDVGTAVSVGFSNKPFEVIRSHYIARDPEKGVDEVTPVVERAMGIFEGGPADDAPAFAPVDHLGDIAAVLGHEPKMLTQDVLRGLVERNPAEYEGWTFRDLRRVLDDAGHGEYKTGGRQHVSLDRVLEAIAARDEDEGADDE; encoded by the coding sequence ATGACCGAGACTGCCCCGGAGCGCGTAAACGGGCACGTCAAGCCGCAGGTATCCCTACTCAAGTTCGCGCCCGAGCAGCCTGCCGCGCCGGATGACGAGAAGGGGTACACGTTGACGTGTACCCCTGGCGGTGACCAGCCTCGTCGGCGAGTGCGTATCGACCACCTGCGCAAGGTCGTCGTCGAGGTCCGCACCCACGCCGGCTACCGGGCCGCCGTCCGGCACGGCTCCTACGTCGTCGGCGGCAGCCGCATCCTGGCCCGCCGCGTCTGGGACTCGCGCACCACCGCCCGCCACGAGCGGATGATGCGGGCCGCGGAGGCAGCCGGGCAGGAAGACATCGCCCGCGACTGGGAGCAGCGCGCCTACATCTTCCGCCAGTCCCGCCACCGGCGCCGCATGGAGCTGCTGCAGCTGGCCATCAACGCCCCCAAGGCCGTAGCCATGGGCGCGGCCGGCGGAGCGGGCATCCTGCTGATGCTCGGCATCATGCTGGCCTGGGCCAACCAGGACGTATCCGACGTGCTCACCCCCATCAGGACGGTCGTCGACCTGGTCGCCTGGGCCGCGTTCATCGCTGGTGTCATCTGGGATCCGCTGCTCACCGCCCTGCCGTGGCTGGCCCTCGCAGGGGTGTGGGCGGTCGGCCGGCACCGCCAGGCGGCCCCCGCCTGGGCCCTGCCCGGCGACCCCGAGCAGCGCGACGTCGTACCGGATGAGAACGCCATCCTGCGCGCCCTGGGCAACCTGGGCATCGCCCCGCTGAACAAGGCCATCAAGGACGGGTGGCAGCCCCGTTGGGTGCAGCCCACCACCCGCTCCGGGAACGGCTGGCACACCCAACTGCAGCTGCCCATGGGCGTCACCGTCGAGATGATCGCGGCGAAAAAGAACGTCCTGGCGCACAACCTGCTGCGCAAGCCCGTCGAGACGTGGCCCACCGAGCCGCCTAAGCAGCCCGGCGTGCTCGACCTGTGGGTTGCTGACCAGGGCTCCCTGTCCGGGGAAGTACCGCCGTGGCCGCTCCTGCACGAGGGCACCACCGACTACTTCAGGGGCGTGCCCATCGCCGTGTCGCAGCGCGGCGAGCCGATCATCGGCAAGCTGATGGCCGCGAACTACATGGTCGGCGGCATCATGGGCTCGGGTAAGACGTCCATCGTCATCACCCTGCTGCTCGGCGCGATCCTCGACCCGCTGGTGGTCGTCGAGGCCTACGTCATGGCGTACAACGTCGACTACGACCCGCTCAAGCCGCGCCTGCGGGTGCTGGTCAAGGGCGACGAGGACGACGACCTCAAGGCCGCCCTGGTCGCCCTGCGGAACCTGCGCGACGAAGTGACCGAGCGGGGCAAGCTGCTGGAGTCCCTGGGCGGTGAGGCCACCAAGCTGACACGCGACCTGGCCCTGAAGGACCCGCGGATGCGGCCCAAGGTCGTCGTGTTCGACGAGTGCCACGAGCTGTTCATGCACAAGGAGTACGGCAAGGAGGCCGCTGAGCTGGCCATCAAGGTGATGAAGAAGGCCCGCAAGGTGGGCATCACCCTGATCTGGACCACGGTGTCCCCGACCGCGGAGAGCCTGCCGCGCGACGTTACCCGCAACACCTCCCACCGCCTGGCGTTCGCGGTCGGCGACCACGTCGCCAACGACGGGCTGCTCGGCTCCGGAAAGCACAAGGCCGGCATCACCGCCACCACCCTGATCCCCGGCGAGGACGTCGGCACGGCGGTGAGCGTCGGCTTCAGCAACAAGCCGTTCGAGGTGATCCGCTCCCACTACATCGCCCGGGATCCGGAGAAGGGTGTCGACGAGGTGACGCCGGTCGTCGAGCGGGCGATGGGCATCTTCGAGGGCGGTCCGGCCGACGACGCGCCCGCGTTCGCCCCGGTCGACCACCTCGGCGACATCGCGGCCGTGTTGGGGCACGAGCCGAAGATGCTCACGCAGGACGTGCTGCGCGGCCTGGTCGAGCGCAACCCGGCCGAGTACGAGGGGTGGACGTTCCGGGACCTGCGGCGCGTCCTCGACGACGCCGGGCACGGCGAGTACAAGACCGGCGGGCGTCAGCACGTCAGTCTGGACCGCGTCCTCGAGGCCATCGCGGCGCGCGACGAAGACGAGGGAGCCGACGACGAGTAG
- a CDS encoding DUF6257 family protein yields the protein MADDLSPSDFTFGEKARLAGLVARMAKRGVAGMDVDISDLQRRVERIENQARRRKHSK from the coding sequence ATGGCCGATGACCTGAGCCCGAGCGACTTCACGTTCGGGGAGAAGGCCCGCCTGGCCGGCCTGGTCGCCCGGATGGCGAAGCGCGGCGTGGCCGGCATGGACGTCGACATCTCCGACCTGCAACGCAGGGTCGAGCGCATCGAGAACCAGGCCCGCCGCCGCAAGCACAGCAAGTAG
- a CDS encoding excalibur calcium-binding domain-containing protein → MTNPYTGPHNGPYPAPPAPGPGRPAPRWARKRYVLPALGLALFIGIGMGASGGESTDDAKPASAAPRPTVTITATTTATATPSAKEPEPAPTVTATKTVRVTTTVTARPAAGGGADDGGSGGGGNVYYGNCSEVRAAGAAPIHRGEPGYASHLDRDGDGVACDT, encoded by the coding sequence ATGACCAACCCGTACACCGGCCCGCACAACGGCCCGTACCCCGCACCGCCGGCGCCGGGGCCCGGCCGACCAGCGCCACGCTGGGCCCGGAAGCGCTACGTGCTGCCCGCCCTCGGGCTCGCCCTGTTCATCGGTATCGGCATGGGCGCGAGCGGCGGGGAGAGCACGGACGACGCGAAACCCGCGTCCGCCGCGCCCCGGCCGACCGTCACGATCACCGCGACGACCACCGCCACCGCGACGCCGTCCGCGAAGGAGCCGGAGCCCGCTCCCACCGTCACCGCCACGAAGACGGTCAGGGTGACCACCACGGTCACCGCACGACCGGCGGCCGGCGGCGGGGCCGACGACGGCGGCTCAGGAGGCGGCGGCAACGTGTACTACGGCAACTGCAGCGAGGTCCGTGCCGCCGGTGCCGCCCCCATCCACCGGGGTGAGCCCGGGTACGCCTCCCACCTGGACCGGGACGGCGACGGGGTCGCCTGCGACACCTGA
- a CDS encoding sensor histidine kinase: MTRRLLLSYLSLAALVLLCLEIPLGFVYSRGERERVVNAAKDEAESVSAYAALSLAAGRAERDLPGRVAHCAQRIGGKVVIVDAAGTLLAASHRLDPAMSGTLAARPGIAAALRGTSTVDVRTSTIGGVEYLSVAAPIGQEARPVGAVWLTVPTRTVHERVHHVWLLLALGGFAVLTAVAVLGFAFARWASRPICELEQATHDLAEGGRFVPVTITKGPPEVRSLAAAFNHTAARFAHLLASQRAFAGEASHQLKTPLAALRLRLENLEPDVAARARGSLTAAVTETDRLARMVEHLLAMARLEEHAAIPATVDLGAVCAERHRTWQPLFAREDVSLVLFAGSVGPVLAVPGAVEQIMDNLLSNALRASPAGSTVTIELRLHAPLRRALRDSRPRWVDLHVTDEGPGMTEEQRARAFDRFWRAPGAPKGGTGLGLALVQRLAHASGGEAALREAATGGLDVVIRLPSARPPGESTPGPGGDRPRRPRRQAPALPA; this comes from the coding sequence GTGACCCGCCGGCTGCTGCTCAGCTACCTCAGCCTCGCGGCGCTGGTCCTGCTCTGCCTGGAGATCCCGCTGGGTTTCGTGTACTCGCGCGGTGAGCGGGAGCGGGTCGTCAACGCGGCGAAGGACGAGGCCGAGTCGGTGTCCGCGTACGCCGCGCTGTCCCTCGCGGCGGGGCGGGCCGAGCGGGACCTGCCCGGGCGGGTGGCGCACTGCGCACAGCGCATCGGGGGCAAGGTCGTGATCGTCGACGCCGCGGGCACACTGCTCGCCGCCTCGCACCGGCTGGACCCCGCGATGTCCGGCACCCTGGCCGCCCGGCCGGGCATCGCGGCAGCGCTGCGCGGCACGTCGACGGTGGACGTCCGTACCTCCACGATCGGCGGGGTGGAGTACCTGTCGGTGGCCGCGCCGATCGGCCAGGAGGCGCGGCCGGTGGGCGCGGTGTGGCTGACGGTGCCGACGAGGACGGTCCACGAGCGGGTGCACCATGTCTGGCTGCTGCTCGCGCTGGGCGGGTTCGCGGTGCTGACGGCGGTGGCCGTGCTCGGTTTCGCCTTCGCCCGCTGGGCGAGCCGCCCCATCTGTGAACTGGAGCAGGCCACGCACGACTTGGCCGAGGGCGGCCGGTTCGTGCCGGTGACCATCACGAAGGGGCCGCCCGAAGTACGCAGTCTGGCCGCCGCGTTCAACCACACCGCGGCCCGGTTCGCCCATCTGCTCGCGTCCCAGCGGGCGTTCGCGGGCGAGGCCTCGCACCAGCTGAAGACCCCGCTGGCGGCGCTGCGGCTGCGCCTGGAGAACCTGGAGCCGGACGTCGCCGCCCGGGCCCGGGGCAGCCTCACCGCGGCCGTCACCGAGACGGACCGGCTGGCCCGCATGGTCGAGCACCTGCTGGCCATGGCCCGGCTGGAGGAGCACGCGGCCATCCCCGCCACCGTCGACCTGGGCGCGGTCTGCGCGGAGCGGCACCGCACCTGGCAGCCCCTGTTCGCCCGGGAGGACGTCTCCCTCGTGCTGTTCGCGGGCAGCGTGGGCCCGGTGCTCGCGGTGCCGGGGGCCGTCGAGCAGATCATGGACAACCTGCTGTCCAACGCCCTGCGGGCGTCCCCGGCGGGCAGCACCGTCACGATCGAGCTGCGGCTGCACGCCCCGCTCCGGCGGGCGTTGCGCGACAGCCGGCCCCGCTGGGTCGACCTGCACGTCACCGACGAGGGGCCGGGCATGACCGAGGAGCAGCGGGCCCGGGCCTTCGACCGCTTCTGGCGCGCCCCGGGCGCCCCCAAGGGGGGTACGGGTCTCGGTCTCGCCCTGGTGCAGCGCCTCGCCCACGCCAGCGGCGGCGAGGCGGCGCTGCGCGAGGCGGCGACGGGCGGTCTGGACGTGGTGATCCGGCTGCCGTCCGCGCGACCGCCGGGCGAGAGCACGCCGGGGCCGGGCGGCGACCGCCCGAGGAGGCCGAGACGGCAGGCCCCGGCGCTGCCGGCGTAG
- a CDS encoding DUF2637 domain-containing protein, with amino-acid sequence MKTNPTRALAIAAGLVIVALTAAAFWLSYAHLAEVALAHGMRGKEIRAWAWPATLDLFIVAGELLMLRAALAGRVDRWAIGLTVVGSGSSIALNVAGVGSAAEPLDYVVAAVPPTAALLAFGALMRQIHQALAGQVAGAQNYAPDAQPVTEVTAPVTVERVEDDQPKPALEPAPVVIPADRTLTAAPFMWDAVSAPKVTAAVPAAQPREVVTEVIALSPAELRRKARALHRQAVRSTSRPVTIKTLQDELGLSRREATELRREVVTS; translated from the coding sequence ATGAAGACGAACCCGACTCGTGCCCTGGCCATCGCCGCGGGCCTGGTCATCGTGGCGCTGACCGCCGCCGCGTTCTGGCTGTCCTACGCGCACCTTGCCGAGGTGGCCCTGGCACACGGCATGCGCGGCAAGGAGATCCGCGCGTGGGCGTGGCCGGCGACGCTGGATCTGTTCATCGTGGCGGGTGAGCTGCTGATGCTGCGGGCCGCCCTGGCGGGCCGTGTCGACCGCTGGGCGATCGGCCTGACCGTGGTCGGCTCCGGTAGCTCGATCGCCCTGAACGTGGCGGGTGTCGGCTCCGCTGCTGAGCCACTGGACTACGTGGTCGCCGCCGTGCCGCCCACGGCCGCGCTGCTGGCGTTCGGTGCCCTCATGCGGCAGATCCACCAGGCCCTCGCCGGTCAGGTGGCAGGTGCGCAGAATTACGCACCTGATGCACAGCCCGTAACCGAGGTGACCGCCCCGGTGACCGTCGAGCGGGTCGAGGATGACCAGCCGAAGCCCGCGCTGGAGCCTGCCCCGGTGGTCATCCCGGCTGATCGGACCCTGACTGCCGCGCCGTTCATGTGGGACGCGGTGAGCGCCCCCAAGGTGACCGCTGCGGTGCCTGCCGCACAGCCCCGGGAGGTGGTCACCGAGGTGATCGCCCTCAGCCCCGCTGAACTGCGGCGTAAGGCCCGTGCCCTGCACCGGCAGGCGGTCAGGTCGACGTCTCGGCCGGTGACCATCAAGACGCTGCAGGACGAACTCGGGCTGAGTCGCCGTGAGGCGACTGAGCTGCGCCGAGAGGTGGTCACGTCGTGA
- a CDS encoding alkaline phosphatase PhoX, whose translation MERRSLLRAAVLGGTSAALGGTLWRGAAYAAPAQPGTGPYGPLGSPDANGIRLPAGFTSRVIARSGQRVGTTSYTWHNAPDGGACYADGTGWIYVSNSEINPSGGASAVKFSSTGAITAAYRILSNTRQNCAGGKTPWNTWLSCEEVSLGYVYETDPWGTNAAVQRAAMGRFKHEAAAADPVRKVIYLTEDESNGRFYRFVATTWGNLSSGTLQVMVAGSATSGSFTWTDIPDPDGSPTATRSQVSGSKSFNGAEGCHYANDTVWFTTKGDNRVWQLNLLDNTYELAYDDSLVNGTTPLTGVDNITGTTSGDLFVAEDGGTMEICVITPDDVVASFLRIDGQSASEITGPAFSPNGTRLYFSSQRGTSGSSSGGITYEVTGPFRS comes from the coding sequence ATGGAACGTCGTAGCCTCCTGCGTGCGGCCGTCCTCGGCGGCACATCGGCCGCCCTGGGCGGAACCCTGTGGCGCGGCGCCGCGTACGCGGCCCCGGCCCAGCCCGGCACCGGCCCCTACGGGCCGCTTGGTTCCCCGGACGCCAACGGCATCAGACTCCCCGCCGGCTTCACCAGCCGCGTCATCGCGCGGTCGGGGCAGCGGGTCGGGACCACGTCGTACACCTGGCACAACGCCCCGGACGGCGGCGCCTGTTACGCCGACGGCACGGGCTGGATCTATGTCTCCAACTCCGAGATCAACCCCTCGGGCGGCGCGAGCGCGGTGAAGTTCTCGTCGACGGGCGCGATCACGGCCGCGTACCGCATCCTGTCCAACACCCGCCAGAACTGCGCGGGCGGCAAGACGCCGTGGAACACCTGGCTGTCCTGTGAGGAGGTGTCCCTCGGCTACGTCTACGAGACCGACCCGTGGGGCACGAACGCGGCGGTGCAGCGGGCGGCGATGGGCCGCTTCAAGCACGAGGCGGCGGCCGCCGACCCGGTGCGCAAGGTGATCTACCTGACCGAGGACGAGTCGAACGGCCGCTTCTACCGCTTCGTCGCGACCACCTGGGGCAACCTGTCGTCCGGCACACTCCAGGTGATGGTCGCGGGCAGCGCCACCAGCGGCTCCTTCACCTGGACCGACATTCCCGACCCGGACGGCTCCCCGACGGCCACCCGCTCCCAGGTCTCCGGCTCCAAGTCCTTCAACGGCGCCGAGGGCTGCCACTACGCGAACGACACCGTCTGGTTCACCACCAAGGGCGACAACCGCGTCTGGCAGCTCAACCTCCTCGACAACACCTACGAGCTGGCCTACGACGACTCCCTAGTCAACGGCACGACCCCGCTCACCGGCGTGGACAACATCACCGGCACCACCTCCGGCGACCTCTTCGTCGCCGAGGACGGCGGCACCATGGAAATCTGCGTGATCACCCCGGACGACGTCGTCGCCTCGTTCCTGCGCATCGACGGCCAGTCGGCCTCGGAGATCACCGGCCCGGCCTTCTCCCCGAACGGCACCCGCCTCTACTTCTCCAGCCAACGCGGCACCAGCGGCTCGTCCTCGGGCGGCATCACCTACGAGGTGACGGGCCCGTTCCGCTCGTAG
- a CDS encoding NUDIX hydrolase, protein MDTTVPAPNAPRVLPRAEWVKTLPQTVVASCVLLLDAEDRILLLRYAGGQPAAGLWGLPGGMLDHGEDPVGAARRELHEETGIALEGDLPFIGYDHRADVLGTGPVIDFYFHGGRLPAGQPVRRSPEHDHHGLFALADLESTPLATGLPTLTALLTAARTGTTVCLRDGLPR, encoded by the coding sequence GTGGACACGACCGTGCCCGCCCCGAACGCGCCGCGTGTGCTGCCCCGTGCCGAGTGGGTCAAGACGCTGCCGCAGACCGTCGTCGCGTCCTGCGTCCTGCTGCTCGACGCCGAGGACCGGATCCTGCTGCTGCGCTACGCCGGGGGCCAGCCCGCCGCGGGTCTCTGGGGGCTGCCGGGCGGCATGCTCGACCACGGCGAGGACCCCGTCGGGGCCGCGCGCCGGGAGCTGCACGAGGAGACCGGCATCGCCCTCGAAGGGGACCTGCCGTTCATCGGCTACGACCACCGGGCCGACGTGCTGGGCACCGGGCCGGTGATCGACTTCTACTTCCACGGTGGCCGGCTCCCGGCCGGGCAGCCCGTCCGGCGCAGCCCGGAACACGACCACCACGGCCTCTTCGCCCTCGCCGACCTTGAGTCCACCCCGCTGGCCACCGGGCTGCCCACGCTCACCGCCCTGCTGACGGCGGCGCGTACCGGCACGACCGTGTGCCTGCGGGACGGCCTGCCGCGGTGA
- a CDS encoding NUDIX domain-containing protein, with amino-acid sequence MTETLETIRFTADVVVTTTDGHVLLIERGWDPHKGQWALPGGHVDPGETSREAAARELAEEAGVYAMLRELSLIGVFDAPDRDPRGRYVTVAYHLTVIPGTPVEAGDDAVRAEWWPLEALPPLAFDHGGIIRAATTSK; translated from the coding sequence ATGACCGAGACGCTCGAGACCATCCGCTTCACCGCTGACGTCGTCGTCACCACGACCGACGGACACGTCCTGCTGATCGAGCGCGGCTGGGACCCCCACAAGGGTCAGTGGGCGCTGCCCGGCGGGCACGTCGACCCGGGCGAGACGAGCCGTGAGGCCGCCGCCCGCGAGCTCGCCGAAGAGGCTGGCGTGTACGCGATGCTGCGGGAGCTGTCCCTGATTGGGGTGTTCGACGCCCCCGACCGGGACCCGCGCGGCCGGTACGTCACCGTCGCCTACCACCTGACCGTCATCCCCGGCACGCCCGTCGAAGCCGGTGACGACGCCGTGCGGGCCGAATGGTGGCCGCTGGAGGCCCTGCCGCCGCTCGCGTTCGACCACGGCGGCATCATCCGCGCCGCCACGACCAGCAAGTAG
- a CDS encoding DNA-binding protein, protein MGRATLPRVTLPKSAGANRRPLATVPDIAEHYGVPLKTVRYWHQTQTGPGCLMFRVGKYLRARWDDIDQYDADQAGGAAA, encoded by the coding sequence ATGGGACGGGCCACCCTCCCCCGCGTGACGCTCCCCAAGTCGGCAGGCGCCAATCGCCGCCCGCTCGCCACCGTGCCCGACATCGCCGAGCACTACGGGGTCCCCCTGAAGACCGTTCGCTATTGGCACCAGACGCAGACCGGCCCCGGTTGCCTGATGTTCCGTGTCGGCAAGTACCTCCGCGCCCGCTGGGACGACATCGACCAGTACGACGCCGACCAGGCTGGAGGCGCCGCCGCATGA
- a CDS encoding NUDIX domain-containing protein, translating to MTLTVDTSRGYVVCGRGCRHWGPYGAAGLLLRHGSRVLLQQRAPHVHHGGTWSLPGGALHQGETPRRGAHREASEELGGLPRIGHHAVHTSDHGGWAYHTVIADALKEFTPGRGDGEGSRADWFTPGQVVGLALHPDFADTWHQVAILIGGRR from the coding sequence GTGACGCTCACCGTCGACACGTCCCGCGGCTACGTCGTCTGCGGGCGTGGCTGCCGCCACTGGGGCCCGTATGGCGCCGCCGGCCTCCTCCTCCGCCACGGGTCCCGCGTCCTGCTACAGCAGCGCGCCCCGCACGTCCACCACGGCGGCACATGGAGCCTGCCCGGTGGCGCCCTCCACCAGGGCGAGACGCCGCGCCGTGGCGCCCACCGCGAAGCGTCCGAAGAACTCGGCGGCCTGCCCCGGATCGGGCACCACGCCGTACACACCAGCGACCACGGCGGCTGGGCGTATCACACCGTGATTGCGGACGCCCTCAAGGAGTTCACTCCGGGCCGCGGTGACGGAGAAGGCAGCCGGGCCGACTGGTTCACCCCCGGCCAGGTCGTCGGCCTGGCCCTGCACCCCGACTTCGCCGACACCTGGCACCAGGTCGCCATCCTGATCGGGGGCCGCCGATGA
- a CDS encoding bifunctional DNA primase/polymerase, translating into MSNHEKALDNALRAAAQGYAVAPTTINKTPAIPSPHAKGHNCKGQCGQPGHGVYDATTNTADVRRLFGLAPKAVGYLIACRGRLVGLDIDVKNGVNGYETLAELGRKHGFEIPRITTTVFTPSGGAHVWLTVPEGVTVPNSVGRLGPGLDVRGTGGYLVGPGSTGRAGEYTFHPKTGYTEPQPAPAALLALMLPPPPVVRPQRRVTTAPDAAGRTLTGLVNVVLSSAQGTRNDRLFWAASKAWAHVADGHLAAGDVEAELIGAATQIGLGEAEARRTIASAGRGVHA; encoded by the coding sequence GTGAGCAACCACGAGAAGGCACTCGACAACGCCCTCCGGGCCGCAGCCCAGGGCTACGCCGTGGCGCCCACCACCATCAACAAGACGCCCGCCATCCCGTCCCCGCACGCCAAGGGGCACAACTGCAAGGGGCAGTGCGGGCAGCCCGGACACGGCGTGTACGACGCCACCACCAACACGGCTGATGTACGACGTCTGTTCGGTCTGGCCCCGAAAGCTGTCGGCTACCTGATCGCCTGCCGTGGCCGCCTGGTCGGCTTGGACATCGACGTGAAGAACGGCGTCAACGGCTACGAAACGCTCGCCGAGCTGGGACGGAAGCACGGGTTCGAGATCCCCCGGATCACGACCACCGTGTTCACCCCGTCCGGTGGCGCCCACGTGTGGCTCACCGTCCCCGAGGGCGTCACCGTGCCGAACTCGGTCGGCCGCCTCGGTCCGGGCCTCGACGTCCGCGGAACCGGCGGCTACCTGGTCGGACCTGGCAGCACCGGCCGCGCCGGGGAGTACACGTTCCACCCGAAGACCGGCTACACGGAGCCCCAGCCCGCGCCTGCCGCCCTGCTCGCCCTGATGCTGCCTCCGCCCCCCGTCGTCCGCCCCCAGCGTCGCGTCACCACCGCGCCCGACGCTGCGGGGCGGACCCTCACGGGACTCGTGAACGTCGTCCTGTCGTCCGCCCAAGGCACAAGGAACGACCGCCTGTTCTGGGCTGCCAGCAAAGCGTGGGCGCATGTGGCCGACGGGCATCTCGCGGCCGGCGACGTTGAGGCCGAGCTGATCGGGGCGGCTACCCAGATCGGATTGGGCGAGGCCGAAGCACGGCGCACGATCGCCTCTGCCGGGCGGGGGGTGCACGCGTGA
- a CDS encoding helix-turn-helix domain-containing protein yields the protein MDKRSLAQLAGRFRDAEARTEILRQELAAAIRQADVDGVAQKDICEATGYTRQQVRRIVKAVTESEVPPSSASGHNEGTP from the coding sequence ATGGACAAGCGATCACTGGCGCAGCTCGCAGGCCGGTTCAGAGACGCCGAGGCGCGAACCGAGATCCTGCGTCAAGAGCTGGCCGCGGCCATCAGGCAGGCGGATGTCGACGGCGTCGCTCAGAAGGACATCTGCGAGGCGACCGGCTACACCCGCCAGCAGGTGCGCCGGATCGTGAAGGCGGTCACGGAAAGCGAGGTGCCCCCGTCGTCCGCATCAGGGCACAACGAGGGCACACCTTGA